From Arachis hypogaea cultivar Tifrunner chromosome 3, arahy.Tifrunner.gnm2.J5K5, whole genome shotgun sequence:
caacaaccAATGctttttttgtgaattgtttttTGTGTGAGGCATAGATTTTATGGGACTATTTCCTAATTCAAGTGGGTACCTTTACATTCTcttggcagtagattatgtatcaaagtgggtggaagcaattgcaaCCCGCCTTGATGATGCAAACACTATGGTTTCTTTTATAAGAAACAATATTTTTTGCCGTTATGAGTCACCACGAGCCATCGTGAGCGGCTAAAGTACTCAATTTTGCAATAGGAAGATGAAAGCATTGCTTAAACAGTATGGTGTGGTACACAAAGTTGCAACTGCTTACCACCCTCAAACTAATGGCCAAGCGGAGGTATCTAACCAAGAGATAAAGAGGATTTTGGAAAAGgtggtgtgatgagcggataatttatacgctttttggcattgtttttagtatgtttttagtatgatctagttagtttttagtatatttttattagtttttagtaaaaattcacttttctggactttactatgagtttgtgtatttttctgtgatttcaggtattttctggctgaaattgagggacctgagcaaaaatctgattcagagactaaaaaggactgcagatactgttggattctgacctccctgcactcgaagtggattttctggagctacagaagcccaattggcgcgctttcaatggcgttggaaagtagacatcctgggctttccagaaatatatgatagtccatactttgcccaagatttgatggcccaaactggcgttcaaagtcaccctcagaattcccagcgttaaacgccggaactggcacaagaatgggagttaaacgcccaaactggcacaaaagctggcgtttaactccaagaagagtctctacacgaaaatgcttcaatgctcagcccaagcacacaccaagtgggcccggaagtggatttttatgtcatttactcatctctgtaaaccctaggctactagttctctataagtaggaccttttactattgtattttcatctttggacgtctagttcttagatcatcttggttcttctggttccctctctgggaccaaagccaatgatcacttttgttcttatgtattttcaacggtggagtttctacacaccatagattaaggtgtggagctctgctgtacctcgagtattaatgtaattactattgttcttccattcaattccgcttgttcttgttctaagatatcacttgttcttcaacttgatgaatgtgatgatccgtgacactcatcatcattctcacctatgaacgtgtgcctgacaaccacctccgttctaccttagattgggtggatatctcttggattctttaaccggaatcttcgtggtataagctagaattgatggcggcattcaagagaatccggaaggtctaaaccttgtctgtggtattctgagtaggattcaatgattgaatgactgtgacgagcttcaaactcctgagggctgggcgttagtgacagacgcaaaagaatcactggattctattccgacctgattgagaaccgacagatggatagtcgtgccgtgacagggtgcgttgaacatttccactgagaggatgggaggtagccactgacaacggtgaaacccttgcatatagcttgccatggaaaggagtaagaaggattggatgaagacagtaggaaagcagagagacgaaaggaacacagcatctccatacgcttatctaaaattcctaccaatgaattacataagtatctctatctttatctttatgttttattcatcattcataaccactTGAGTttgcttgactaagatttacaaggtgaccatagcttgcttcataccaacaatctctgtgggatcgacccttactcgcgtaaggtttattacttggacgacccagtacacttgctggttagttgtgcgaagttgtgataaagagttgagattacaattgtgcgtaccaagtttttggcgccattgatgatcacaatttcgtgcaccatggtgAACCCACAAAGAAAAGATTGGAGTTCTCGGTTGGGTGACACCTTGTGGGCGTATAGGACGGCATACAAGACTCCGTTAGCGATGAGCCCCTTTTGGACTGTCTATGGAAAGACGTGCAACCTCTCGGTTGAGATTGAACACAAGGCATACTGGGCGGTCAAGCAATGCAACATGGACTTTACCAAGACGGGCATAGGAAGGAAGTTACAATTAGAAGAACTTGAATGCCTTAGAatggaagcctatgaaaatgcaaggATCTATAAGGAGAAGACTAAGGCATTCCCTGATCACCACGTTCGCAAGAAAGATTTCCAAGAGGGTGATGAAGTTCTTCCATACAATTCAAGACTTAGGTTCATGCCGGGCAAGCTTCGCTCAATGTGGGATGGGCCTTTTAAAGTGAAAGAAGTGAAGCCCTACCGAGTGGTTGAGCTTTTCCATCCTCAAAGTGGAGCAACATTTAAAGTGAATAGCCATAGAGTGAAAAGAATCATGTTTATAAGTCACCAAAGAAATTGGAAGTATATCTTCTTGAGGATGCACCCGGGGGAGAAGAGTCTTGAGCTCATgactgtccaacttaaggacgttaaagaaaagtgttaGGCGAGAGACAcctcaccatggtatgatcttccatttttttgttttcatgTGAATACTTGCTTGGATTGGttggaatttaattttttagatctTTGATTCTTTTAGGACCCTTTTTGTCTATGTGAATATTTGCTTTAGgaactttatttttcttgttttaggCCTTAGAACATTAAATTGGTGATATTTTGTGTAGGGTAGCCTCTTGGGGAATGGAACAAAACTTTTTGTTCCCAGCTGACCATGCGTACGCAGCCATATCTATGTGTACACATACCTGTTTTTTCTTTTACCCAAGACGCGTACACGGCTAATGCTCGCATAAGCATTACCCTCGAAGAGAGCACCATATGCGTATGGGGCTTTCGCGTATGAAACTCTCCCTTCGTGAATAGCCTCATCACGTGCGCAACCTCTCATGTACGCATACTCCAATGGCACCCAGTAGTGCTTGCGTACGTGGCCTCCTGATGCGCACGCATTACCCTATTTTGGACCAAGACGCGTGCGCGTCCGTATGTTTGCGTATGCATTGGACCTAGGCAAAGAGCACCCTCTGTGTATATGCTGCTTGCGTACACAGCCTCTACCCCCAACTCTTTATTGATGCGTACGCGCCTTCACCCATGCATACGCATGGGTACAAAGAAGGGTTTATGAAGAAGGGGTCTAGGGTTTTTGAACCCATGCGTACACATGGATGAGTGCGCGTACGCATCAATAAAGAGTTGGGGGTAGAGGCTGTGTACGCAAGCAGCGTATACACAGAGGGTGCTCTCTGCCTAGGTCAAATGTGTACGCAAACATACGGCCGCGCCCACGTCTTGGTCCAAATTAGGGTAATGTGTACGCATCAGGGAGGCCGCGTACGCAGGCACTTCTAGGTGCCATTGGAGTATGCGTATGTGAAGGATTGCGTATGCAAAAAGGCTGTTTGCAAAAGGAGAGTTGCGTACGCGAAAGTCCCATATGCATATGGTGCTCTCTGTTTGAGGGTAACACGTACGCGAGCAGCAGCCGCGTATGCGTCTTGGGCCAAAAAGACAGGTATGCGTATGCACAGATATGGCCGCGTGCGCGTTGTCAGCTAGGAATGAAAAGTTTTGTTCCACTCCCCAAGAGGCTATCCTACACAAAATATCACCAATTTTAATGTTTTAAGGcctaaaacaagcaaaataaaattcctaaagAAAATATTCACATAGACAAAAAAGGTACAAAAAGAATCAAAGATCTAAAACAATCAAATTTCAATCAATCCAAGCAAGTATTcacatgaaaacaaagaaaaatggaagatcataccatgatagagtgtctcccacctaacacttttctttaacgtccttaagttggacggttaTGAGCTCAAGACTCTTCTCCCCCGGGTGCATCCTCAAGAAGATAGGCCTCCAATTTCTTTGGTGACTTAtaaccatgatacttcttcaTTTTGTGGCCATTCAACCACTTCTTAGGCTTCACTTCTTTCACTTTAAAAGGGCCATCGCACCTTGAGTGAAGCTTGCCTGGCATGAACCTAGGTCTTGAATTGTATAGAAGAACTTCATCATCCTCTTGAAAATCTTTGTTGCAGATGTGGTGATCATGGAATGTCTTAGTCTTCTCCTTATAGATccttgcattttcataggcttccatCCTAAGGCATTCGAGTTCTTCTACTTGTAACTTCCTTGCTATGACTGTCTTGGTAAAGTCCATGTTGCATTATTTAACTGCCCAATATGCCTTGTGTTTAATCTCAACCAGGAGGTAACACGCCTTTTTATAGACAATTCGAAAGGGGCTCATCCCTAACCGGGTCTTGTATGCCATCCTATACGCCCATAAGGCGTCACCCAACCGAGAACTCCAATCTTTTCTTTGTGAGTTCACCACCTTTTCAAAAATCCTCTTTATATCTCGGTAAGATACCTCCACTTGGCCATTAGTTTGAGGGtggtaagtgatgagcggataatttatacgctttttggcattgtttttaggtagtttttagtaggatctagctacttttagggatgtttttattagtttttatgtaaaattcatatttctggactttactatgagtttgtatgtttttctatgatttcaggtattttctggctgaaattgagggacctgagcaaaactctgataaaaggctgacaaaggactgctgatgctattggattctgacctccctgcactataaatggattttctggagatacagaacttcaaatggcgcgctttcaacagcgttagaaagtagacatccagagctttccagcaatatataatagtccatactttatttgagattagacgacgtaaactggcgctcaacgccagtttcatgctgcattctggagtcaaacgccagaaacacgtcacgaaccagagttgaacaccaaaaacacgttacaacttggtgttcaactccaaaagaagcctctgcacatgtaaagctcaagctcagcctaagcacacaccaagtgggccccagaagtggatttctgcatcaattacttacttctgtaaaccctagtagctagtctagtataaataggacattttattattgtattagacgtcttttgaccaCATATCTGGTCCTTCCTGCTATTTTCGAATTTCATATcatattttgggggctggcctcttggccaAGCCTggatcatcacttatgtattttcaacggtggagtttctacataccataaattaagggtgtggagctctgatgtacgtcgcgtttcaatgcaattactactattttctattcaattcaatttattcctgttctaagatattcgttgtacttaaccatgacgaatgtgatgatccgtgacactcatcatcattctcaccaatgaacgtgtgactgacaaccacttccattctaccttagaccgagcgcatatctcttggattccttaatcagaatcttcgtggtataagctagaattgatggcggcattcatgagaatccggaaagtctaaaccttgtctatggtatttcgagtaggattcaggaattgaatgattgtgacgagcttcaaactcgcgattgttgggcgtgatgacaaacgcaaaagaatcaacggattctattccgacatgatcgagaatcgacagatgattagccgtgccatgacagagcatttagacctttttcactgagaggataggatgtagccattgacaacggtgataccctacatacagcttgctatggaaaggagtaaaaaggattggatgaaggcagtaagaaagcagatattcaaaaggagcacagcatcttcatatgccTATCTAAAATTCCCATTTCTCATCAAATAAAGAGATGCGTCGAATGTAACAGAGACTACAGCTGTTAAGAAGTTACAACCTTCCAAATAGGAACTTGCCAATCTCCATCACAATGCCGAATGAAACTATCAATGGAATCGTGCGCCGTGTGAAACGTAGATCATCGCCGTTCTTAACCGTGAGTCTAATTATGGGGTTCAGGAATAGGGGAAGAGGGAGTCTTTGATGGGACGGCTCTTCTCCTGGAGAAGGAGGAATTATATTATCCCCCGTCTCGGAGGACGAGCCCGGCTGTGTGGAATAGGTAAGCGTCGGCTGGTTCACACTGGACGCCGAACCATCCCCTGAAACCATAGAAATGATTACACCTCCTTCGGACCCAGCTTTCACAACTGGTTTGGTTTTTGAATCACAAACTTTATCCTCTCAATTGGGGAGGCCTCTAGTCCTCAGTTCTATTAAAAAGGGATTCTTTATGGATTTTCTtaccaccaatgatttacataagtatttctatctttattttctgtttatttattattattattcgaaaactccataaccatttgaatcagcctaactgagatttacaagatgaccatagcttactttataccaacaatctccatgggatcgacccttactcacgaaaggtttattacttagacgacccactgcacttgctggttagttgtgcgaggttgtgaagaaagtgctgagttataaatgcgcataccaagttgaatgccattattagagatcacaatttcgtgcaccaagtttttggcgctgttgttggggattgttcgagtttggacaactgacggttcatcttgttgctcagattaggtaattttctttttgttttgttttcaaaaattttttcaaaaaaaatttttttccctattttcgaaaaaaaattttaattaaaaataaatcattctatggcttcagaatttttaagaatggattctagagtttcatgaagcatgttgaatccTAACTGGCTGTGAAGCCATATCCAAACCCTTTTGGAATGagacttcaactaatcacctcaatgcatgtaatgccatcctaaagctggctggctattaagctatgtccaacccttggattggagctttaggctaacattgaaagattcctggaattcttcttaaaaattttgaatttcttattttctttttcctatatatttttcgaaaataataaaagaaaatacaaaaaaaattcataaaatcataaaaaaccaaaaatattttgtgattcttatTTAAGTCTTgcgtcatgttttaagtttggtgtcaattgcattttcatcttgttcttgcatttttcgaaaattcatgcattcatagtgttcttcatgatcttcaagttgttcttggtaagtcttcttgtttgatctttaaattttcttgttttgtgtcttttgttgtttttcatgtgcatttttgcattcatagtgtctaagcattaaagatttctaagtttggtgtcttgcatgttttctttgcatcaaaatttttttttaaaaaatatgttcttgatattcatcatgatcttcaaagtgttcttagtgttcatcttgacattcatagtgttcttgcatgcattatgtgttttgattcataattttcatgttatgagtaatttttgtgtttttctctctcatcattaaaaatttaaaaataatatatatatatatatatatatatatatatatatcttttcctcttttcactcaaaattttgaaaatttgagttgacttagtcaaaaaatttttaaaaaaattagttatttcttgtaagtcaagtcaaattttcaatttttaaaaatcctatcttttcaaaaaattttcaaaaatcaaatcttttctatttttatcttatgattttcgaaaatttaaaaatattttcaaaatctttttcttatctttatttcataaaaaattgaaactttactaacaattaatgtgattgattcaaaaaatttgaagtttgttactttcttgttaagaaaggtttaatctttaaattctagaatcatatcctttagtttcttgttagtcaagtaatcaattttaattttaaaaattaaatcattttcaaaatatctttttcttaaaaaccatatctttttaatcatatcttttctatcatatctttttcaaaattttatctttttcaaaaatttgatttcaaaatatcttcttatcttcttatcttttcaaatttgattttcaaatctttttcaactaactaattgactttttgtttgtttcttatctttttcaaaaccacctaactacttttccctctctaattttcgaaaatttctccttccttttcaaaattctttcaattaattaattgttttaaattttaattttaattttatttcacctttaattttcgaaaatcgttaactccttttcaaaaattattttcaaaaacttctctctctcatcttattctatttatttattcttttactaacacttctcttcatctcaaatctctgcttctatcctcacccttatgtttggattattcattcttcttcactcttattccctttcttcttctactaacataaaggaatctctatactgtgacatagaggatttctcttccttttctgttctcttctttctcatatgagcaagaacaagaaaaaaggcattcttgttaaagctgatcctgaacgtgaaaggactctgaaaaggaaactaagagaagctaaattacaacaatccagagacaaccttactaaaatttttgaacaagaaaaggatatggcagccgaatccaacaacaataatgcaaggaggatgcttggtgattatactacacctacttccaagtttgatggaagaagcatctcaattcctgcgattggagcaaacaattttaagctgaaacctcaattagttgctctaatgcaacaaaactgcaagtttcatggacttccatcagaagatccctatcagtttttaactgagttcttacagatctgcGAGACTGTTAAGagtaatggagtagatcctgaagtctataggctcatgcttttcccttttgctgtaagagacagagctagaacatggttggactcacaacctaaggatagcctggactcctgggataagctggtcacggccttcttggttaagttctttcctcctcaaaagctgagcaagcttagagtggatgttcagaccttcaagcaaaaggatggtgaatccctctatgaagcttgggaaagatacaagcagatgaccaaaaagtgtccttctaacatgttttcagagtggaccatgttAGGTAttttctattatggtctatctgagttctctaagatgtcattggaccattctacaggtggatccattcacctaaagaaaatgcctgcagaggctcaggaacttattgaaatggttgcagataaccaattcatgtacacttctgagaaattttgtaaataatgggacacctcagaggaagggagttcttgaaattgatgctctgaataccatattggctcagaacaaaatgttgactcagcaagtcaacatgatttctcaaagtctgaatgaatGGCAgaatgcatccaacagcactaaagatgcatcttctgaagaagaagcttatgatcttgaaaaccctgcaatagcagaggtaaattacatggggaaagcctttggcaacacctataacccctcaaggagaaatcatccaaatttctcatggaaggatcaacaaaggcctcaataaggctttaataatggtggaaaaaacaggtttagcaatagcaagccttttccatcatcttctcagcaacagacagagaattctgagcagagcacctctaacttagcaaacatagtctctgatctgtctaaggccactttaagtttcatgagtgaaacaaggtcctccattagaaatttggaggcacaagtaggtcagctgagtaagaaagtcactgaaactcctcctagtactctcctaagcaatactgaagagagtgcaaggccattgacataatcaacatggccgaacctagagaggaaggagaggacgtgaatcccaatgagaaagaccttatgggacgtctctcaagcaagaatgagttccctattgaggacccaagggaatctgaggctcatatagagaccatagagatcccattaaatctCTTTATGCCATTcttgagctctgaagactattcttcctctgaagaggatgaagatgtaactggagagcaagttgctcaatatctaggagccatcatgaagctgaatgctgagttgtttggtaatgagacttgggaaggtgaacctcccttgctcattagtgaactagatacatgggttcagcaaactttacctcaaaagagacaagatcctggcaaattcttaataccctgtaccataggcaccatgacctttgagaaggctctatgtgacctagggtcaagcataaatcttatgccactctctgtaatggagaagttggggatcattgaggtacaacctgccatattctcattacaaatggcagacaagtcagtaagacaagcttatggattagtagaggacgtgttagtgaaggttgaaggcctttacatccctgctgatttcataatcttagacactaggaaggagaatgatgaatacatcatccttggaagacctttcctagccacagcaggaacTGTGATAGAtattaacagaggagaattagtccttcaattgaatggggtctaccttgtatttaagacccaagggtgttcttctgtaacaatggagaggaagcatgaaaagcttctctcagtacaaagTCGAACAAAGCCcttacaatcaaactctaagtttggtgttggaaggccacaaccaaactctaagtttggtgttgaatccccacatccaaactctaagtttggtgttgggagtctacaacattgacctgatcacctgtgaggctccatgagagtccatgtcaagctagtgacattaaagaagcgcttattgggaggcaacccaatttttatttatctatttttatttttatttttattgttcttttgtgttttattaggttcatgatcatgtggagtcacaaaataaataccaaaattaaaaacagaatcaaaaacagcagaagaaacagcacaccctataGGAAGggcaaacgccagtaaggagcatctggctggcgttcaacgccagaacagagtatggatctggcgttgaatgccagaaacaagcaacatcctggcgtttaaacaccagaaatacaccctaaggagagctggcgctgaacgctagaaacaagcatggaactggcattcatcgccagaaacatgctgcaaatgggcgttgaacgcccaaaacaagcataaagctggcgttcaacgtcaaaAATAAGCATCactctggtgtttaaacgccaaaattgcaTGCAAAGGTGTTTTTCACGACTCATGTGTGCAGGGAtgttaaatccttgacacctcaggatctgtggaccccacaggatccccacctacctcaactcaccttttctcttcttt
This genomic window contains:
- the LOC112773288 gene encoding uncharacterized protein; the protein is MDFTKTVIARKLQVEELECLRMEAYENARIYKEKTKTFHDHHICNKDFQEDDEVLLYNSRPRFMPGKLHSRCDGPFKVKEVKPKKWLNGHKMKKYHGYKSPKKLEAYLLEDAPGGEES
- the LOC112773281 gene encoding uncharacterized protein, which gives rise to MVNPQRKDWSSRLGDTLWAYRTAYKTPLAMSPFWTVYGKTCNLSVEIEHKAYWAVKQCNMDFTKTGIGRKLQLEELECLRMEAYENARIYKEKTKAFPDHHVRKKDFQEGDEVLPYNSRLRFMPGKLRSMWDGPFKVKEVKPYRVVELFHPQSGATFKVNSHRVKRIMFISHQRNWKYIFLRMHPGEKSLELMTVQLKDVKEKC